One window from the genome of Gadus morhua chromosome 16, gadMor3.0, whole genome shotgun sequence encodes:
- the LOC115561284 gene encoding lissencephaly-1 homolog A gives MVLSQRQRDELNRAIADYLRSNGYEEAYSTFKKEAELDMNEEMDKKYAGLLEKKWTSVIRLQKKVMELESKLNEAKEEITLGGPVTQKRDPKEWIPRPPEKYSLSGHRSPVTRVIFHPVFSVMVSASEDATIKVWDYETGDFERTLKGHTDSVQDISFDQTGKLLASCSADMTIKLWDFQGFECIRTMHGHDHNVSSVTIMPNGDHIVSASRDKTIKMWEVATGYCVKTFTGHREWVRMVRPNPDGTLIASCSNDQTVRVWVVASKECKAELREHEHVVECISWAPESAYPSIMEATGSEVKKSGKPGPFLLSGSRDKTIKMWDVSIGMCLMTLVGHDNWVRGMLVHPGGKFIVSCADDKTLRIWDYKNKRCMKTLYAHEHFVTSLDFHKAAPYVVTGSVDQTVKVWECR, from the exons AAATCGTGCAATAGCTGACTACCTGCGTTCCAATGGTTATGAAGAAGCATATTCCACCTTCAAGAAGGAGGCTGAACTAGATATG AACGAAGAAATGGATAAAAAGTATGCAGGCCTATTGGAAAAGAAATGGACCTCAGTCATCAGATTACAGAAAAAG GTGATGGAGCTGGAGTCCAAGCTGAACGAAGCCAAGGAGGAGATAACCCTGGGCGGTCCCGTCACTCAGAAACGGGACCCCAAGGAGTGGATCCCGCGCCCACCGGAGAAGTATTCCCTCAGCGGGCACCGCAGCCCCGTCACCCGGGTCATCTTCCACCCCGTGTTCAGCGTCATGGTGTCCGCCTCTGAAGACGCCACAATAAAG GTCTGGGACTACGAGACCGGTGACTTTGAACGCACACTCAAGGGGCACACAGACTCAGTGCAGGACATCTCCTTCGACCAGACTGGCAAACTTCTAGCATCCTGTTCTGCGGACATGACCATAAAGCTGTGGGACTTCCAAGGCTTCGAGTGCATCAGGACCATGCATG GACACGACCACAACGTTTCATCTGTAACCATCATGCCCAATGGAGATCACATAGTGTCCGCCTCGAGGGACAAAACCATCAAAATGTGGGAGGTCGCAACTGG gtACTGCGTGAAGACCTTCACCGGCCACAGGGAGTGGGTGCGCATGGTGCGGCCCAACCCGGACGGCACGCTGATCGCCAGCTGCTCAAACGACCAGACCGTGCGCGTGTGGGTCGTGGCGTCCAAAGAGTGCAAGGCCGAGCTGAGGGAGCACGAGCACGTGGTGGAGTGCATCTCCTGGGCCCCCGAGAGCGCCTACCCCAGCATCATGGAGGCCACCGGCTCCGAG GTCAAGAAGAGTGGAAAGCCTGGGCCTTTCCTGCTGTCCGGCTCCAGAGACAAAACCATCAAGATGTGGGATGTCAGCATTGGCATGTGCCTTATGACACTG GTCGGTCATGACAACTGGGTGCGTGGGATGCTTGTCCACCCCGGAGGCAAATTCATAGTGTCCTGCGCGGATGACAAGACCCTGAGGATCTGGGACTACAAGAACAAGCGCTGCATGAAGACCCTGTATGCCCACGAACATTTTGTAACCTCTCTTG ATTTCCACAAGGCTGCTCCCTACGTCGTCACCGGGAGTGTAGATCAAACAGTCAAAGTGTGGGAGTGTCGCTGA